From Pseudopipra pipra isolate bDixPip1 chromosome 9, bDixPip1.hap1, whole genome shotgun sequence, a single genomic window includes:
- the ZZZ3 gene encoding ZZ-type zinc finger-containing protein 3 isoform X2 gives MAASRSTRVTRSTVGLNGLDENFCGRTLRNRSIAHPEEVSPHPQIRSRSPKKRPESVQTQKGSNGGRTTDLKQQSARESWVSPRKRGLSASEKDNVDKQTVENSDKKPAEPVSPVLKRIKRCLRSEAPNSSEEDLPPKAEKESLEHKSLVSDNDAAPAGTKRACRCLLLDDCEKREVKKVNVCAEGFNNSAVVEEVAGYQTVNGVGERDSNSLNCDDCQLDGSAKQNTAGSRPPKDKTVAENGNSFAPSSLLLNSSKEDSVVDHYVPCTNSQEQVKLEDHKLINDCSPEERGSQAYEPAPGSFSELQPSLLRDSEEEVDVVGDSSASKEQCAENTNSNPSAQHDSASISGEPEAHPAVLNCVPAPVTSMLELQEHRYTLRTSPRRAAPARSSPTKNNSPCRENGQVEENNLSPTEKSVPVGINNNNNINGSPKKSEEIKQNEKERNCNAGDHGSDGLRKPLSETRLVAGYVPSAKESANIHTAEEDEEEPDVYYFESDHVALKHNKDYQRLLQTIAVLEAQRTQAVQDLESLGRHQREALKDPIGFVERLQKKVDMGLPYPQRVVQLPEISWDQYTTSLGNFEREFKNRKRNSRRVKLIFDKGIPARPKSPLDPKKDGESVSYSVLPLSDGPEGSTNSRPQMIRGRLCDETKPETFNQLWTVEEQKKLEQLLLKYPPEEVESRRWQKIADELGNRTAKQVASRVQKYFIKLTKAGIPVPGRTPNLYLYSKKSSSRRQHPLNKHLFKPSTFMTSHEPPVYMDEDDDRCSFHSHMDTAAEEEVSDEESIPVTYRELPEYKELLEFKKLKKQKLQQMHAESGFVQHVGFKCDNCGIEPIQGVRWHCQDCPQEMSLDFCDSCSDCLHETEIHKEDHQLEPIYRAETFLDRDYCMSQGTSYNYLDPNYFPANR, from the exons ATGGCTGCTTCTCGATCTACTCGTGTGACAAGATCTACAGTGGGTTTAAATGGTTTGGATGAAAACTTTTGTGGTAGAACATTAAGGAACCGCAGTATCGCTCACCCAGAGGAGGTTTCACCCCATCCTCAGATCCGATCCAGGTCACCAAAGAAGAGGCCAGAGTCTGTGCAAACTCAGAAGGGCAGCAACGGTGGGAGAACTACTGATCTGAAACAACAGAGCGCTCGGGAATCGTGGGTGAGCCCCAGGAAGAGAGGGCTGTCTGCTTCGGAGAAGGATAATGTTGACAAACAGACTGTGGAGAACAGCGATAAAAAGCCAGCAGAGCCTGTCTCACCGGTCCTGAAGAGAATTAAGCGCTGCCTGCGCTCCGAGGCACCCAACAGCTCCGAGGAAGACTTGCCTCCCAAAGCAGAGAAGGAGTCATTGGAGCACAAGAGCTTGGTGTCGGACAATGACGCGGCCCCCGCGGGGACTAAGCGAGCTTGCCGGTGTCTTCTACTGGATGATTGTGAGAAAAGGGAAGTTAAAAAGGTGAATGTCTGTGCAGAAGGGTTTAATAACTCTGCAGTCGTCGAAGAGGTTGCGGGTTATCAGACTGTCAATGGAGTTGGAGAGAGAGACTCCAATTCTCTGAACTGTGATGACTGTCAGCTCGACGGGAGCGCGAAGCAGAACACTGCTGGTTCCCGCCCGCCCAAGGACAAAACAGTAGCAGAAAATGGAAACTCATTTGCCCCTTCTTCGTTGTTGCTCAACAGCAGCAAAGAGGACAGCGTTGTAGACCATTATGTGCCTTGCACAAACTCCCAAGAACAGGTAAAGTTAGAGGACCACAAACTAATAAATGACTGCTCGCCTGAGGAGCGTGGTAGTCAGGCGTACGAGCCAGCTCCGGGGTCCTTTTCTGAACTCCAGCCATCTTTGTTAAGGGATTcggaggaggaggtggatgttGTAGGAGATAGTAGTGCCTCTAAGGAACAGTGTGCTGAAAACACCAATAGCAACCCCAGTGCTCAGCATGACAGTGCATCAATCTCAGGGGAACCTGAAGCACATCCTGCAGTGCTGAActgtgtcccagccccagtgACGTCGATGTTGGAACTCCAAGAACACAGATACACGCTGAGAACTTCCCCGCGAAGGGCTGCCCCTGCCAGAAGCAGCCCCACTAAAAATAACTCCCCCTGTAGAGAAAACGGACAGGTCGAGGAGAATAATCTTAGTCCTACTGAAAAGAGTGTCCCTGTAggtattaataataataataatatcaatGGATCTCCCAAAAAGTCCGAAGAaattaaacagaatgaaaaagagAGGAATTGTAATGCGGGGGATCATGGGAGTGATGGACTAAGAAAGCCACTTTCTGAGACTAGGCTTGTTGCTGGATATGTTCCATCTGCCAAAGAGAGTGCCAACATCCACACTgcagaggaggatgaggaagagcCTGATGTGTATTACTTTGAATCAGATCATGTGGCATTGAAACACAACAAAGA TTATCAGAGACTGTTACAGACGATTGCTGTACTCGAGGCTCAACGGACTCAAGCAGTTCAAGACCTTGAAAGTTTAGGCAGACACCAGAGAGAAGCACTGAAAGATCCTATTGGATTTGTGGAAAGACTCCAGAAGAAG gtTGATATGGGTCTTCCATATCCTCAGAGAGTCGTTCAGCTCCCTGAGATCTCCTGGGACCAATACACCACTAGCCTTGGGAACTTTGAGAGAGAATTCAAGAACCGAAAACGTAACAGTAGGAGAGTGAAGCTGATTTTTGACAAAG GTATACCTGCAAGACCAAAAAGTCCTTTGGATCCCAAGAAGGATGGAGAGTCTGTGTCATACTCTGTCTTGCCTTTAAGTGATGGTCCAGAAGGTTCTACCAACAGTCGTCCACAG ATGATAAGAGGGCGACTTTGTGATGAGACCAAACCTGAAACTTTTAACCAGCTGTGGACTGTAGAGGAACAG AAAAAACTTGAGCAGTTGCTTTTGAAGtatccaccagaggaagtggAGTCCCGACGGTGGCAGAAAATAGCTGATGAACTGGGAAACAGAACAGCAAAGCAG GTTGCCAGTAgagtacaaaaatattttattaaactgACTAAAGCTGGTATTCCAGTTCCGGGAAGAACTCCAAACTTATATTTATATTCCAAAAAG TCATCAAGTAGACGGCAACATCCTTTAAATAAACATCTTTTCAAACCTTCAACCTTCATGACATCCCATGAACCTCCCGTTTATATGGATGAGGATGATGACAGATGCAGCTTTCACAGCCATATGGACACTGCAGCAGAAGAGGAAGTATCG GATGAAGAGAGTATTCCAGTAACATACCGAGAGTTACCCGAGTACAAAGAACTGTTAGAGtttaaaaaattgaagaaaCAGAAACTCCAGCAGATGCATGCAGAGAGTGGGTTTGTGCAGCACGTGGGATTCAAG TGCGACAACTGCGGCATCGAACCCATCCAGGGTGTCCGGTGGCACTGCCAGGACTGCCCTCAGGAAATGTCCCTGGATTTCTGTGATTCCTGTTCTGACTG TCTGCATGAAACAGAGATTCATAAGGAAGATCACCAGTTAGAACCTATTTACAGAGCAGAGACATTTTTAGACAGAGACTACTGCATGTCCCAGGGCACCAGTTACAATTATCTTGACCCAAACTACTTTCCAGCAAATAGATGA
- the ZZZ3 gene encoding ZZ-type zinc finger-containing protein 3 isoform X1 has protein sequence MAASRSTRVTRSTVGLNGLDENFCGRTLRNRSIAHPEEVSPHPQIRSRSPKKRPESVQTQKGSNGGRTTDLKQQSARESWVSPRKRGLSASEKDNVDKQTVENSDKKPAEPVSPVLKRIKRCLRSEAPNSSEEDLPPKAEKESLEHKSLVSDNDAAPAGTKRACRCLLLDDCEKREVKKVNVCAEGFNNSAVVEEVAGYQTVNGVGERDSNSLNCDDCQLDGSAKQNTAGSRPPKDKTVAENGNSFAPSSLLLNSSKEDSVVDHYVPCTNSQEQVKLEDHKLINDCSPEERGSQAYEPAPGSFSELQPSLLRDSEEEVDVVGDSSASKEQCAENTNSNPSAQHDSASISGEPEAHPAVLNCVPAPVTSMLELQEHRYTLRTSPRRAAPARSSPTKNNSPCRENGQVEENNLSPTEKSVPVGINNNNNINGSPKKSEEIKQNEKERNCNAGDHGSDGLRKPLSETRLVAGYVPSAKESANIHTAEEDEEEPDVYYFESDHVALKHNKDYQRLLQTIAVLEAQRTQAVQDLESLGRHQREALKDPIGFVERLQKKVDMGLPYPQRVVQLPEISWDQYTTSLGNFEREFKNRKRNSRRVKLIFDKVGIPARPKSPLDPKKDGESVSYSVLPLSDGPEGSTNSRPQMIRGRLCDETKPETFNQLWTVEEQKKLEQLLLKYPPEEVESRRWQKIADELGNRTAKQVASRVQKYFIKLTKAGIPVPGRTPNLYLYSKKSSSRRQHPLNKHLFKPSTFMTSHEPPVYMDEDDDRCSFHSHMDTAAEEEVSDEESIPVTYRELPEYKELLEFKKLKKQKLQQMHAESGFVQHVGFKCDNCGIEPIQGVRWHCQDCPQEMSLDFCDSCSDCLHETEIHKEDHQLEPIYRAETFLDRDYCMSQGTSYNYLDPNYFPANR, from the exons ATGGCTGCTTCTCGATCTACTCGTGTGACAAGATCTACAGTGGGTTTAAATGGTTTGGATGAAAACTTTTGTGGTAGAACATTAAGGAACCGCAGTATCGCTCACCCAGAGGAGGTTTCACCCCATCCTCAGATCCGATCCAGGTCACCAAAGAAGAGGCCAGAGTCTGTGCAAACTCAGAAGGGCAGCAACGGTGGGAGAACTACTGATCTGAAACAACAGAGCGCTCGGGAATCGTGGGTGAGCCCCAGGAAGAGAGGGCTGTCTGCTTCGGAGAAGGATAATGTTGACAAACAGACTGTGGAGAACAGCGATAAAAAGCCAGCAGAGCCTGTCTCACCGGTCCTGAAGAGAATTAAGCGCTGCCTGCGCTCCGAGGCACCCAACAGCTCCGAGGAAGACTTGCCTCCCAAAGCAGAGAAGGAGTCATTGGAGCACAAGAGCTTGGTGTCGGACAATGACGCGGCCCCCGCGGGGACTAAGCGAGCTTGCCGGTGTCTTCTACTGGATGATTGTGAGAAAAGGGAAGTTAAAAAGGTGAATGTCTGTGCAGAAGGGTTTAATAACTCTGCAGTCGTCGAAGAGGTTGCGGGTTATCAGACTGTCAATGGAGTTGGAGAGAGAGACTCCAATTCTCTGAACTGTGATGACTGTCAGCTCGACGGGAGCGCGAAGCAGAACACTGCTGGTTCCCGCCCGCCCAAGGACAAAACAGTAGCAGAAAATGGAAACTCATTTGCCCCTTCTTCGTTGTTGCTCAACAGCAGCAAAGAGGACAGCGTTGTAGACCATTATGTGCCTTGCACAAACTCCCAAGAACAGGTAAAGTTAGAGGACCACAAACTAATAAATGACTGCTCGCCTGAGGAGCGTGGTAGTCAGGCGTACGAGCCAGCTCCGGGGTCCTTTTCTGAACTCCAGCCATCTTTGTTAAGGGATTcggaggaggaggtggatgttGTAGGAGATAGTAGTGCCTCTAAGGAACAGTGTGCTGAAAACACCAATAGCAACCCCAGTGCTCAGCATGACAGTGCATCAATCTCAGGGGAACCTGAAGCACATCCTGCAGTGCTGAActgtgtcccagccccagtgACGTCGATGTTGGAACTCCAAGAACACAGATACACGCTGAGAACTTCCCCGCGAAGGGCTGCCCCTGCCAGAAGCAGCCCCACTAAAAATAACTCCCCCTGTAGAGAAAACGGACAGGTCGAGGAGAATAATCTTAGTCCTACTGAAAAGAGTGTCCCTGTAggtattaataataataataatatcaatGGATCTCCCAAAAAGTCCGAAGAaattaaacagaatgaaaaagagAGGAATTGTAATGCGGGGGATCATGGGAGTGATGGACTAAGAAAGCCACTTTCTGAGACTAGGCTTGTTGCTGGATATGTTCCATCTGCCAAAGAGAGTGCCAACATCCACACTgcagaggaggatgaggaagagcCTGATGTGTATTACTTTGAATCAGATCATGTGGCATTGAAACACAACAAAGA TTATCAGAGACTGTTACAGACGATTGCTGTACTCGAGGCTCAACGGACTCAAGCAGTTCAAGACCTTGAAAGTTTAGGCAGACACCAGAGAGAAGCACTGAAAGATCCTATTGGATTTGTGGAAAGACTCCAGAAGAAG gtTGATATGGGTCTTCCATATCCTCAGAGAGTCGTTCAGCTCCCTGAGATCTCCTGGGACCAATACACCACTAGCCTTGGGAACTTTGAGAGAGAATTCAAGAACCGAAAACGTAACAGTAGGAGAGTGAAGCTGATTTTTGACAAAG TAGGTATACCTGCAAGACCAAAAAGTCCTTTGGATCCCAAGAAGGATGGAGAGTCTGTGTCATACTCTGTCTTGCCTTTAAGTGATGGTCCAGAAGGTTCTACCAACAGTCGTCCACAG ATGATAAGAGGGCGACTTTGTGATGAGACCAAACCTGAAACTTTTAACCAGCTGTGGACTGTAGAGGAACAG AAAAAACTTGAGCAGTTGCTTTTGAAGtatccaccagaggaagtggAGTCCCGACGGTGGCAGAAAATAGCTGATGAACTGGGAAACAGAACAGCAAAGCAG GTTGCCAGTAgagtacaaaaatattttattaaactgACTAAAGCTGGTATTCCAGTTCCGGGAAGAACTCCAAACTTATATTTATATTCCAAAAAG TCATCAAGTAGACGGCAACATCCTTTAAATAAACATCTTTTCAAACCTTCAACCTTCATGACATCCCATGAACCTCCCGTTTATATGGATGAGGATGATGACAGATGCAGCTTTCACAGCCATATGGACACTGCAGCAGAAGAGGAAGTATCG GATGAAGAGAGTATTCCAGTAACATACCGAGAGTTACCCGAGTACAAAGAACTGTTAGAGtttaaaaaattgaagaaaCAGAAACTCCAGCAGATGCATGCAGAGAGTGGGTTTGTGCAGCACGTGGGATTCAAG TGCGACAACTGCGGCATCGAACCCATCCAGGGTGTCCGGTGGCACTGCCAGGACTGCCCTCAGGAAATGTCCCTGGATTTCTGTGATTCCTGTTCTGACTG TCTGCATGAAACAGAGATTCATAAGGAAGATCACCAGTTAGAACCTATTTACAGAGCAGAGACATTTTTAGACAGAGACTACTGCATGTCCCAGGGCACCAGTTACAATTATCTTGACCCAAACTACTTTCCAGCAAATAGATGA